GCCGCCGCACGACGCGCAGGTGACGTCCACCTCCGCGGAGGGCTCCGTGAAGGGGAAGAACGACGGGCGGAAGCGCGTGCGCGTCTCCGAGCCGAAGAACGCCTTCACGAACGCGTCCAGCGTGCCCTTCAGCTCCGCGAAGCTCACGTCCTTGTCCACGAGCAGGCCTTCCACCTGGTGGAACATGGGCGTGTGCGTGATGTCCGAGTCCCGCCGGTACACCCGGCCCGGCATCACCGCGCGGATGGGCGGCTTGCGCGACAGCATGTGCCGCACCTGCACCGGCGACGTGTGCGTGCGCAGCAGCGACGGGCTGTCCGCCTTCTTCGCGTGGCCCAGGCTGGGCTCGTCCACGTAGAACGTGTCCTGCATGTCCCGCGCGGGGTGGTCCTTGGGCAGGTTCAGCGCCTCGAAGTTGAAGTAGTCGAGCTCGATCTCCGGGCCAACCGCCACCTCGAACCCGAGCCGCGCGAACGTCCGGACGATATCCTCCAGCGTGCGCGACACCGGGTGCCGCCCACCGGGCAGCACCGCGCGCCCGGGCAGCGTCACGTCCAGCTTGGGGCCCTTCAGCTGGGCCTCCAGCGCGGCCTCTTCCGCGCGCTTCGTGGCGTCCGCCAGCAGCTGCTCCAGCTCCGCCTTGACGGTGTTGGCGATCTCTCCCAACGCGCGCCGCTCGTCCGGGGGCAGCTTGCCCATGCCGCCCAGCACCGCGGACAGTTCGCCCTTCTTGCCCAGGTAGCGGATGCGCAACGCCTCCACCTGCGAGGGCTCCGACACGCCGGAGATCTCCTGGCGCGCCGCGTCCGCCAACGCCTGCAACCGGTCTCGCATGGTCCTCTTCCCGCCTTCCGTTCACGCCCCGGAACGCCTCTGGCGCCGGGCAAAAAAAAGGGGCCGCCCCCTGGTGGAGGCAGCCCGTTTCAGCTTCGGGAGCCGGCGTCACCGCCGGCCGTGTCTCAGGCTGCCTTCGCGATGTTGGCGATGGCGGCAAAGCCCGCGGGGTCCGCGATGGCCAGATCCGACAGGACCTTGCGGTCCAGGGAGATCTTCGCCTTCGCCAGGCCGGCGATCAGCTTCGAGTAGGACAGGCCCACGGTGCGAGCGGCCGCGTTGATGCGGACGATCCACAGGGAGCGGAAGTTGCGCTTGCGCACCGCGCGGTCGCGGGTGGCGTAGTCCAGGGCGCGCTCGACGGCCTGGTTCGCACGGCGGTAGCAGTTCTTGCGACGGCCGCGGAAGCCCTTCGCAAGCTTGAGAATGCGATTACGACGACGACGAGCCTTGAAACCCTTTTTGACGCGCATGACACACTCCTGACTTCTGGAAGGGAGCCCCGGGGCGCTGGCTTCACGCCGCTCCGCCAGGACTCACGATTGGTTCAAACCCGAGGACGACTCAGGCGCCGTAGGGGAACAGCTCCTTGATGACCTTCTTCGCGTCCATGTCGCGCAGGTGGCCCGTGCCACGGTTGCCGCGCTTCTGCTTGGGCGTCTTGGAGAAGGTGAACAGGTGCTTGCTGAACGCCTTGCCGAACTTCACCTGGCCGCTCTTCTTCACGTGGAAGCGCTTCTTCGCGGCGCTGCGGGTCTTCAACTTGGGCATGATCCCAAACCTTCCTTCTGCCTGTCGGCCGGCAGTCTTCGTGACTGACGGCGGACCGGGACACACGGTTCCCGGACGCTTTGGGCGGAAGCCTCTATCACTCTTTTGCCGCGACGGGGGCAGGATTTCCTACAGCCGACGTTGAAACGACCGCCGCGGCAACCGCCGGCCTGCCTTCCTGCTTCTTTCCGGCCGCCTCCACCTGCTGACGGGCGAGTTCCCGGGCACGCTGGGCCACCTTCGGGTTGGGGGCCAGGATCATGAACATCTGGCGCCCTTCCATCCGGGGGTTCTGCTCCACCACCGCGATTTCCTTCAGGTCCTTCACCACGTCGTCCAGGATCGCGCTCCCCAGCTCCTTGTGGGTGATTTCACGACCCCGGAACTGGATGGTGATCTTCGCCTTGTTCCCCTCCTCCAGGAACCGGCGGGTGTTGCGGACCTTGAACTCGTAGTCGTGCTCCTCCGTCTTGGGGCGGAGCTTCACCTCTTTCAGGTGGACCACGACCTGCTTCTTCTTCGTTTCCGAGGCCTTCTTCTTCTCCTCGTACTTGAACTTGCCGTAGTCCATGATCTTGCAGACCGGCGGCTTGGCCATGGGGGAGATCTCGACGAGGTCGAGACCGTCCGCCTGGGCGCGCGCCAGGGCTGCTTCGAGGGACATGACTCCGAGCTGCTCGGCGTTGGGCCCGACGACGCGGACCTCCCGGGCTCGGATACGGCGATTGGTTCTCTGATCGCGAACGATGGGAGGACCCTCCGACGGCTCGGGGGATGAGGGCGTGCCTCAATCCCCGGAAGTCGCGCAAGTAGTCCAGCCCGGACGGGGAGTCAAGTCCCCTACACAGCTCAGGGCAGCGTGGCTTCCTTGGCCAGCAGGGCCTCGAAGTCCGCGTACTTCATCGTCTTCAGGTCCTCGCCGCCGTACCGGCGGGGGGCCACGGCGCCGGCCTCGACCTCGTTGTCGCCCACCACCAGGGTGAACGGGACCTTCTGCATCTGGGCTTCGCGGATCTTCGCGTTGAGCGTCATGCCGCGCTCGTCCAGCTCCACGCGGAA
This DNA window, taken from Corallococcus coralloides DSM 2259, encodes the following:
- the infC gene encoding translation initiation factor IF-3 — encoded protein: MVRDQRTNRRIRAREVRVVGPNAEQLGVMSLEAALARAQADGLDLVEISPMAKPPVCKIMDYGKFKYEEKKKASETKKKQVVVHLKEVKLRPKTEEHDYEFKVRNTRRFLEEGNKAKITIQFRGREITHKELGSAILDDVVKDLKEIAVVEQNPRMEGRQMFMILAPNPKVAQRARELARQQVEAAGKKQEGRPAVAAAVVSTSAVGNPAPVAAKE
- the pheS gene encoding phenylalanine--tRNA ligase subunit alpha, with protein sequence MRDRLQALADAARQEISGVSEPSQVEALRIRYLGKKGELSAVLGGMGKLPPDERRALGEIANTVKAELEQLLADATKRAEEAALEAQLKGPKLDVTLPGRAVLPGGRHPVSRTLEDIVRTFARLGFEVAVGPEIELDYFNFEALNLPKDHPARDMQDTFYVDEPSLGHAKKADSPSLLRTHTSPVQVRHMLSRKPPIRAVMPGRVYRRDSDITHTPMFHQVEGLLVDKDVSFAELKGTLDAFVKAFFGSETRTRFRPSFFPFTEPSAEVDVTCASCGGKGCRVCKQTGWLEVLGSGMVHPNVFTAAGYDPKEVTGYAFGMGVERLAMLRYGIDDLRMMFENDARFLAQF
- the rpmI gene encoding 50S ribosomal protein L35 encodes the protein MPKLKTRSAAKKRFHVKKSGQVKFGKAFSKHLFTFSKTPKQKRGNRGTGHLRDMDAKKVIKELFPYGA
- the rplT gene encoding 50S ribosomal protein L20, with amino-acid sequence MRVKKGFKARRRRNRILKLAKGFRGRRKNCYRRANQAVERALDYATRDRAVRKRNFRSLWIVRINAAARTVGLSYSKLIAGLAKAKISLDRKVLSDLAIADPAGFAAIANIAKAA